A window of the SAR202 cluster bacterium genome harbors these coding sequences:
- a CDS encoding aminoacyl-tRNA hydrolase, whose product MLIVGLGNPGQKYNRTRHNIGFDVIDKLSKEFELNLKKSSNSAEWDSFHFQETEIYLIKPTTFMNNSGKSLKQFHSKLGKNIQFLVIYDDLDLPVGKIRLRKNGSAGGHNGIKSIISELGTNEFARIRIGISQDRNENTINYVLGKFRTEEQEIIEEVINSIPRVIYSILSNGFDVAMNEYNGNSINK is encoded by the coding sequence ATGCTTATTGTTGGCTTAGGTAACCCTGGACAAAAATATAATCGCACCCGTCATAATATAGGATTCGATGTTATTGATAAATTATCAAAAGAATTCGAATTAAACCTTAAAAAGAGTTCTAATTCAGCTGAATGGGATTCATTTCATTTCCAAGAAACAGAAATATATTTAATTAAACCGACTACTTTTATGAATAATAGTGGTAAATCATTAAAACAATTCCATTCTAAACTTGGAAAGAACATTCAATTTCTGGTTATATATGACGATTTAGACTTACCAGTTGGCAAAATACGACTTAGGAAAAATGGTAGTGCTGGAGGTCATAACGGTATCAAATCTATTATTAGTGAACTAGGTACTAATGAATTTGCAAGAATACGCATTGGGATTAGTCAAGATCGAAATGAAAATACGATTAATTATGTGTTAGGTAAATTTAGAACTGAAGAACAGGAAATAATTGAAGAAGTAATTAATTCAATACCACGAGTGATTTACAGTATATTATCTAATGGCTTTGATGTAGCAATGAATGAGTATAATGGAAATTCGATTAATAAATAA